Proteins encoded together in one Maricaulis maris window:
- a CDS encoding ATP-binding protein translates to MASRREHQRLTALRSLDLLDTPPEEAFDSLTDLAATLLRTRMAAVSLIDADRQWFKSNINIPAAETPRDVAFCDHAIRGPDVFFIPDALADPRFADNPLVTGPPNIRGYAGIPLREPGGETIGTLCVIHDQPLDLSGHDLTQLRALGRVAEERIAERARRNETEMSNRILAAMSNIQSQFIDDRSEDTRVSFDSLLESVLDLTRSEYGFIGEVIDDHTGRYLRTWAITNIAWDDETRQIYEASFSRGMEFRNLDTLFGQTIRTGEMVLTDSPAGHPAAAGTPKGHPPLKTYAGLPLYSHGEFVAMLGIANRPDGYAEADIHRLRPLLQSISDLIYAYRMSRTRDRLLGRLEAVTELGRIGSWEVDLGSGLADWDETTRKIHEVEPDFVASIEEGIDFYAPEVREELSAAIEHSIESGSSWDLELPFITAKGNRRWVRAVGKPVAENGTVVRLLGSFQDITERRAREAKLREVSTRLAMTLETSSIGGWEYCQDAESVDWDETTRALYGYPLDREMPSVAEFGARIHPDDRKRVLGSVAKAFADFGEISEEFRFRAWNDRELHLRSYGRVLTRLDAPPVLTGFNYDITSDVETARELDRRREEAEAANLAKSQFLANMSHEIRTPLNGVLGMAQLLRLTSLDETQSRYVDTLEASGDALLDLIEDVLDIAKIESGLVELREDAFGLDDLLSEVKAILGPAIEGKGLTLSLDRASGLPERLVGDQKRTRQVLINMVGNATKFTESGSIGVRVTPGVDDRVRFEVSDTGPGIPADQLERVFERFAQVDDSSTRKHGGTGLGLAICREIVAMAGGTIGVESEFGSGSCFWFEIPFKADRAASTAGAESEGPASSASTSAAGRVLVVDDVATNQLVAAAFVRSAGYDVVLAENGQAALDQLAAGSFDVVLMDMQMPVMSGEEAIRRVRASGKPYQSVPIFAVTADATSGARSRYLDSGANGYLSKPLDRDAVLGALASVIGAPA, encoded by the coding sequence ATGGCGAGTAGACGCGAACATCAACGACTGACGGCGCTACGCTCGCTCGATCTGCTCGATACACCGCCTGAAGAAGCCTTCGATTCGCTCACCGATCTGGCGGCGACGCTGTTACGGACACGGATGGCGGCCGTATCGCTGATTGATGCCGACCGGCAATGGTTCAAGTCGAACATCAATATTCCCGCCGCCGAGACGCCCCGGGATGTCGCCTTTTGTGACCACGCCATTCGCGGTCCCGACGTTTTCTTCATTCCCGATGCGCTCGCGGATCCACGCTTTGCCGACAATCCCCTGGTCACCGGCCCGCCCAATATCCGCGGCTATGCGGGCATTCCGCTTCGGGAACCGGGCGGCGAGACCATCGGCACGCTGTGCGTGATCCACGACCAGCCTCTGGACCTGTCGGGGCATGACCTCACCCAGTTGCGCGCCCTGGGGCGGGTTGCAGAGGAACGGATCGCGGAACGGGCACGACGCAATGAGACGGAGATGTCGAACCGGATTCTGGCGGCAATGTCGAATATCCAGAGCCAGTTTATCGATGACCGAAGCGAAGACACGCGAGTGTCTTTTGACTCGCTACTCGAGAGCGTGCTGGATCTCACGCGCAGTGAGTACGGCTTTATCGGCGAGGTCATTGATGATCACACCGGGCGCTATCTGAGAACCTGGGCGATAACCAATATCGCTTGGGATGACGAGACACGCCAGATCTACGAGGCCAGCTTTTCCCGGGGCATGGAATTCCGCAATCTCGATACCCTGTTCGGACAGACCATCCGGACCGGGGAAATGGTGCTCACCGACAGCCCGGCCGGGCATCCGGCCGCGGCAGGCACGCCGAAAGGCCATCCGCCTCTCAAGACCTATGCCGGTCTGCCCCTTTACAGTCATGGCGAGTTCGTCGCCATGCTGGGCATCGCCAATCGCCCGGACGGATATGCGGAAGCGGATATCCACCGTCTCCGGCCCCTGCTGCAATCGATCAGTGACCTGATCTACGCCTATCGCATGAGCCGCACGCGGGACCGGCTTCTGGGCCGGCTGGAAGCGGTCACGGAACTGGGCCGGATCGGGAGCTGGGAAGTCGATCTGGGCAGCGGGCTGGCCGATTGGGATGAGACCACGCGGAAAATCCATGAAGTCGAGCCGGATTTCGTGGCCAGCATTGAAGAGGGGATCGATTTCTACGCCCCGGAAGTGCGCGAGGAACTCAGCGCGGCCATCGAGCACTCGATCGAGAGCGGCTCGAGCTGGGATCTCGAATTGCCCTTCATCACCGCCAAGGGCAACCGGCGCTGGGTGCGCGCCGTCGGCAAGCCGGTCGCGGAAAACGGAACGGTTGTCCGCCTTCTGGGCTCGTTTCAGGACATCACCGAGCGTCGGGCGCGGGAAGCGAAGCTGCGGGAGGTTTCCACCCGTCTCGCCATGACCCTGGAAACCTCGTCGATCGGTGGCTGGGAGTACTGTCAGGACGCGGAATCGGTGGATTGGGACGAGACGACCCGGGCGCTTTATGGCTATCCGCTCGACCGGGAGATGCCATCGGTCGCCGAATTCGGGGCCCGCATCCACCCCGATGATCGCAAGCGTGTCCTTGGCAGTGTGGCCAAGGCCTTTGCCGATTTCGGCGAGATTTCCGAGGAATTCAGGTTTCGAGCCTGGAATGATCGCGAGCTGCATTTGCGGTCCTACGGGCGGGTTCTCACACGCCTTGATGCCCCGCCCGTCCTGACCGGCTTCAACTATGACATCACCTCGGATGTCGAGACTGCGCGTGAGCTCGATCGACGCCGCGAGGAGGCCGAGGCAGCCAACCTGGCGAAGTCCCAATTCCTGGCCAATATGAGCCATGAGATCCGCACGCCGCTCAATGGCGTGCTCGGCATGGCGCAACTGCTGCGCCTGACATCGCTTGACGAGACCCAGTCGCGTTATGTCGATACCCTCGAGGCCTCGGGCGATGCGCTGCTCGACCTGATCGAGGATGTGCTGGACATCGCCAAGATCGAATCCGGCCTCGTCGAGCTGCGCGAGGATGCCTTTGGTCTTGATGACCTGTTGTCCGAGGTGAAGGCCATTCTGGGGCCGGCCATCGAGGGCAAGGGGCTCACGCTGTCGCTGGACCGCGCGTCGGGTTTGCCGGAGCGCCTGGTCGGCGATCAGAAGCGGACCCGTCAGGTCCTGATCAACATGGTCGGTAATGCGACCAAGTTTACCGAGAGCGGATCGATCGGGGTTCGCGTCACGCCCGGCGTCGATGACCGGGTCCGGTTCGAGGTTTCCGACACCGGGCCGGGCATCCCGGCCGATCAGCTGGAGCGCGTGTTCGAGCGCTTCGCCCAGGTCGACGACTCGTCGACGCGAAAGCATGGCGGCACCGGGCTCGGTCTGGCCATCTGCCGCGAAATTGTCGCGATGGCCGGTGGCACGATCGGGGTCGAGAGCGAGTTTGGCTCGGGCAGCTGTTTCTGGTTCGAAATCCCGTTCAAGGCGGACCGGGCCGCGTCCACTGCCGGCGCGGAATCAGAGGGTCCGGCATCGTCTGCCTCGACATCGGCCGCGGGCCGGGTCCTCGTCGTCGATGATGTTGCAACCAACCAGCTCGTCGCCGCGGCCTTTGTCCGCAGCGCCGGCTATGACGTCGTCCTGGCGGAGAACGGGCAGGCCGCGCTCGACCAGCTCGCCGCAGGCTCGTTCGATGTCGTCCTGATGGATATGCAAATGCCGGTCATGTCGGGTGAGGAGGCCATCCGCCGGGTCCGTGCATCCGGAAAACCCTACCAGTCCGTGCCGATCTTTGCCGTGACAGCCGATGCGACATC
- a CDS encoding energy transducer TonB yields MKKQLLSALVCLSAVMAPIALSAPAAANNGPAREAVEQVAPEYPRGAERRGIEGTVRIAYSVDADGHVVNAEVVDATPAGVFDRAALAAIEAWRYAPASAQTDGHSRELEFRLND; encoded by the coding sequence ATGAAAAAACAACTCCTCTCCGCCCTTGTCTGTCTGTCTGCCGTAATGGCCCCGATTGCCCTGAGCGCACCCGCCGCCGCAAACAACGGCCCGGCGCGCGAAGCCGTCGAGCAGGTGGCTCCGGAATACCCGCGTGGCGCCGAGCGCCGCGGTATCGAAGGTACTGTTCGCATTGCGTATTCTGTTGATGCGGACGGTCATGTGGTCAATGCCGAAGTGGTCGACGCAACGCCGGCCGGTGTCTTCGATCGCGCGGCCCTGGCGGCCATCGAAGCCTGGCGTTACGCGCCGGCCTCGGCCCAGACTGACGGCCATTCCCGCGAGCTGGAATTCCGTCTGAACGACTAG
- a CDS encoding NfeD family protein produces the protein MMDMLLSVFDRMNLWAWWAIAGVILIAEVLTGTTLLLWPAAAAFLTGFVALEVLGVSWPVQLAVFAILSFVLLWVGDRWVRPAMLAGNASGLNDRSARMIGQKVTVVADFASGRGRVKYGDSEWAAETTDGTNPVAGSTLAVQAITGVVLNVSS, from the coding sequence ATGATGGATATGCTGCTGTCGGTCTTTGACCGCATGAATCTCTGGGCCTGGTGGGCGATCGCCGGCGTGATCCTGATCGCCGAGGTGCTCACCGGCACGACCCTGCTGCTCTGGCCCGCCGCGGCCGCCTTCCTGACCGGCTTCGTCGCGCTGGAAGTGCTGGGCGTGAGCTGGCCGGTCCAGCTGGCCGTCTTCGCCATCCTGTCCTTCGTCCTGCTCTGGGTCGGCGACCGCTGGGTGCGTCCGGCCATGCTGGCGGGCAATGCCAGCGGGCTGAATGATCGTTCCGCCCGCATGATCGGCCAGAAGGTCACGGTCGTCGCCGACTTCGCGTCCGGTCGTGGCCGGGTCAAATATGGCGATAGCGAATGGGCCGCGGAGACGACCGACGGGACCAATCCCGTCGCCGGTTCCACGCTCGCCGTCCAGGCCATCACCGGCGTCGTGCTGAATGTTTCTTCGTAG